A single Amphiura filiformis chromosome 19, Afil_fr2py, whole genome shotgun sequence DNA region contains:
- the LOC140141601 gene encoding uncharacterized protein — MDTPKNRNFFKLAFILLEIVTEQLRNVFKQEWDKQHPNNPWRDDNNSLQYFIQILKNGRTWKNNKSKVPKSGNRSDWDPTALFFMLLYSGTLNLPAVLKQHIDKLRQIRNEYFGHPSTASLSNAKFQAIYKDIEVCVCGLNCPASVKNLMDDIRTGVMKVPEDYMKVVEEKLCKIERYNHKLLLLLVLILAPICVMVLCKSIQQYYHTMDFPVTTTYCNRFGTYFPESLKPNYYVGQDMEIDRAVSVLSNGTYQMVTITGPPAIGKTATAIAIGQVLMRRHNFQVAFVDFKQLSVNSNHLREDMYKEITLALDFESEIDVASLQEFKTHIRKISTCQTLLIFDNTEQVLDSISKSEFIEVTKLCLAINKINILATSRKDFNIIGVSIYPVKLEPLSEAQSVQVLQKLSPNSQASSVLEICKKIRGVPLLLELTGSLLQRGVYEEDELLGKLEELSILVIVNDTEDYNNYFKFLKTLFDGLDPDIQETFIALGTIPTSFDQMTANVIVKLTLKEKVDLYPLVDYNLLKKFHLATGHKRYEMHPILQEFSKLIAKEKPWWSLIQTTSSIVFFDYNKHHNAVLNMFWTHIENIVATPNLQIKDGDLLLQEFENSLSSFDFFGKDELRAEIYRYIGALYQNTEQFDKALSLYQKAFEIYSNLHGSHYGNSLIYGSNFDQENKLNWYDRLTNVLLCAPSIFFLKQQNDLNYYTDHKNIAKLVIQLAQETLQDNTQALSTVEKYIEKLPQSHLGSTSVKQIQPEYDGELSQFEIRTANMMHTLGLLLYHHGFYQDSLDTLDVAFRLVKQDPYRSSHIIIHIGYTQYRMQEMNEAAESLCQAVQIRIQSGVLNACRDIDSSKNIINKNQVDLTNEIYDCALTSNAALFAGVLLENMHLYHRSIQMLETAQDIDGNLLGNHLKTILGRTHIANLYVKIGDVKNALQYEMTNDGKAVSMKGVFNFHLSNQQLESRSTHLEETLCVNDHAEDVNRTLTWYDKQDTSGMSSFQPHQMLYQLDHSILDQPKVWASSFDLVLIGIPEMLNITLLPSYKHSRNADISEIHTDAFRCQMDDTKMNKFISHRKSKFPKDTAKIGDSFYSKYNNNIVKFILSIQNSDGDSVTTSILKFMLAHLYEAQNDHRTSLYLFREAFEIITKPDIKAGILKKPRKKPGRKAGPESLQEFLISSILLYGTHPHMENVSITSLNKAFQHHKALGNEQEASQILIAIANVKKDHKKHGFEEAGSLFYDAIMTNNNYWQLSSYLKVFLSSNEQGKHEARQAHEYGNIALELGFLEHGIQLLEMAKEISKTSHYSHNCEPLLFQYILLRVHLLLTQRGIAYMPPMNESQITSEIMNITNPEQICGIDTDHHLYTTWTKVRKLDDFKEIVSILLRQHLYEAKMAKMFVKAAEDIQKALLSFEIHNVIKNKCPHTETSHILPYALDKHGYLDLALPALLNATATRLKRQNHQLRKDLSEGVIQRTLTELTSPASMVAKYFHKQGNLPMSLKYHKITLRILKLVLQDDVQIKLFWPIFAETYRKIGLIYTELQQYKDAALALSKALEILLQPDHILMADNNPLNPVTTLVAFHLGVAYQELGQYDKSIEPFRIASDISEQEQQLEIHFHVSALLAISYNWTENYEVCYQKILLCLDSTEINNHPIYYQVLQLGLKTSYKMADYSTGFWCYKELVKQLLGSGLEGASHRFTLALSSGYYDKMLDLPAVYHMVVESKNNKAVLEP, encoded by the exons ATGGATACACCCAAAAACAGGAACTTTTTCAAGCTTGCATTTATTCTTCTTGAAATTGTCACTGAACAACTACGGAATGTTTTCAAACAAGAATGGGACAAGCAGCACCCCAACAATCCCTGGAGAGATGACAACAACAGTCTCCAGTACTTCATacagattttgaaaaatggtcgaaCCTGGAAGAACAACAAATCTAAAGTTCCAAAGTCAGGTAATCGTAGTGACTGGGATCCGACTGCACTTTTTTTCATGTTACTGTATTCTGGAACTTTAAACCTCCCTGCAGTGTTAAAACAACACATAGACAAACTACGGCAAATAAGAAATGAATACTTTGGCCATCCTTCAACAGCATCTCTTAGTAACGCAAAGTTTCAAGCCATCTACAAAGATATTGAAGTATGTGTGTGTGGTTTGAATTGTCCTGCCAGTGTGAAAAATCTGATGGACGATATTAGAACTGGTGTTATGAAAGTACCTGAAGATTACATGAAGGTGGTGGAAGAGAAGTTGTGCAAAATTGAGCGGTATAACCACAAGCTTCTTCTGCTACTAGTTCTCATTTTGGCACCAATATGTGTGATGGTATTATGTAAGTCAATACAACAATACTATCACACAATGGATTTTCCTGTCACTACAACATATTGTAATAGGTTTGGAACCTATTTTCCTGAATCACTGAAGCCCAATTATTATGTTGGTCAAGACATGGAAATAGACAGAGCTGTTAGTGTTCTAAGTAATGGAACTTATCAAATGGTCACCATAACTGGTCCCCCAGCAATTGGAAAAACTGCAACAGCGATCGCAATTGGGCAAGTGCTTATGAGAAGACACAATTTTCAAGTGGCTTTTGTGGACTTTAAGCAACTTAGTGTGAACTCTAATCATCTTAGAGAAGATATGTACAAGGAAATAACGTTAGCCCTTGATTTTGAATCAGAAATTGATGTTGCTTCATTGCAAGAATTTAAAacacacataagaaaaatatcaACATGCCAAACACTTCTTATTTTTGACAACACAGAACAAGTTTTAGACTCTATATCAAAGTCAGAATTCATTGAAGTAACAAAATTGTGTCTGGCCATCAACAAAATCAACATTCTTGCTACTTCGCGAAAAGATTTTAATATCATTGGGGTGTCAATATATCCAGTGAAGTTGGAACCCTTGTCAGAAGCACAGTCAGTACAGGTTTTGCAGAAACTCTCACCAAATTCACAAGCAAGCTCTGTGTTAGAAATATGCAAGAAAATCAGGGGAGTTCCTTTATTGTTGGAGTTAACTGGAAGTCTGTTACAAAGAGGGGTCTATGAAGAAGATGAATTACTAGGAAAGCTTGAAGAATTGTCAATCTTAGTAATCGTAAATGACACTGAAGACTACAATAACTATTTCAAATTCCTCAAAACTTTGTTTGATGGTCTTGATCCAGATATTCAAGAAACCTTTATTGCATTAGGAACGATACCAACATCTTTTGATCAAATGACCGCCAATGTCATCGTAAAATTGACCCTCAAAGAAAAAGTTGATCTATATCCACTTGTAGACTACAATCTTTTAAAGAAATTTCACCTCGCAACTGGACACAAGCGGTATGAAATGCACCCAATTCTTCAAGAGTTCAGCAAGTTGATTGCCAAAGAGAAGCCATGGTGGTCCCTTATACAAACGACTAGCTCTATTGTTTTCTTTGATTACAATAAACATCATAATGCAGTGCTTAACATGTTTTGGACACATATAGAAAATATCGTAGCAACTCCAAATCTTCAAATCAAAGATGGTGATTTACTATTACAAGAGTTTGAAAATTCACTAAGTTCTTTTGATTTTTTTGGCAAAGATGAACTTAGAGCCGAAATATATCGCTATATTGGAGCGCTTTACCAGAACACAGAACAGTTTGACAAAGCTCTGAGTCTGTACCAAAAAGCCTTTGAAATATATTCAAATCTTCATGGCAGTCATTATGGAAACAGTTTGATCTATGGTAGCAACTTCGATCAGGAAAATAAATTGAACTGGTATGACAGGCTCACAAATGTCCTTCTCTGCGCACCATCCATTTTCTTCCTAAAACAGCAAAATGACTTGAACTATTACACTGATCATAAAAACATTGCAAAGCTTGTTATACAACTTGCACAAGAAACCTTACAAGACAATACACAAGCACTATCTACAGTTGAGAAATACATTGAAAAACTACCACAGAGCCACCTGGGTTCTACATCTGTGAAACAAATTCAACCTGAATACGATGGCGAGTTATCACAGTTTGAAATACGAACGGCAAATATGATGCATACACTAGGATTGCTGTTGTACCATCATGGCTTCTATCAAGATAGTTTGGATACATTAGATGTTGCTTTCAGGTTAGTCAAACAAGATCCCTACAGATCTAGCCATATCATAATCCACATTGGATATACCCAGTATAGGATGCAAGAAATGAACGAAGCAGCTGAGAGTCTGTGTCAAGCTGTTCAAATACGTATTCAATCAGGAGTATTGAATGCATGTCGGGATATTGATTCCTCCAAGAACATTATTAACAAGAACCAGGTGGATTTAACAAATGAAATCTATGACTGTGCACTGACTTCAAACGCAGCTCTATTTGCTGGGGTACTACtggaaaatatgcatttatatcATAGGAGCATTCAAATGTTAGAAACAGCTCAGGACATTGACGGCAATCTTTTGGGAAACCATCTGAAGACAATTTTAGGCCGCACACATATTGCCAACCTGTATGTTAAAATTGGAGATGTAAAAAATGCACTGCAGTATGAAATGACAAATGATGGCAAAGCAGTTTCCATGAAAGGAGTGTTTAATTTCCATCTTTCAAACCAGCAGTTGGAGAGCAGAAGTACTCATTTAGAAGAAACGCTATGTGTAAATGACCACGCTGAGGATGTCAATAGAACTCTTACTTGGTATGATAAACAGGATACAAGTGGGATGTCTTCTTTTCAACCCCATCAAATGTTATACCAATTAGACCATTCAATACTAGATCAACCTAAAGTTTGGGCCAGTAGCTTTGATCTTGTtttaattgggattccag AAATGCTGAACATCACTTTACTACCTTCATATAAGCACTCACGCAATGCGGACATATCAGAAATACACACAGATGCTTTCAGGTGCCAAATGGatgataccaaaatgaacaaatttaTCTCTCACAGAAAATCTAAATTTCCCAAAGATACAGCGAAGATAGGCGATTCTTTTTACAGTAAATACAACAATAATATAGTCAAGTTCATACTTAGTATTCAAAACTCAGATGGGGACAGTGTAACAACTAGCATTTTAAAATTCATGCTGGCACACTTATATGAGGCACAAAATGACCACAGAACTAGTTTATATTTATTTCGAGAAGCCTTTGAAATAATCACAAAGCCTGATATCAAAGCAGGTATATTGAAAAAACCTAGAAAGAAGCCTGGCAGAAAGGCAGGGCCAGAAAGTTTACAGGAATTTCTAATAAGTAGTATTTTACTTTATGGAACACATCCCCACATGGAAAATGTTTCAATAACATCTTTGAATAAGGCATTTCAACATCATAAGGCATTAGGCAATGAACAAGAAGCCAGTCAAATATTAATAGCTATTGCAAATGTGAAAAAAGATCACAAGAAGCATGGATTTGAAGAGGCTGGATCACTTTTTTATGATGCAATCATGACAAACAATAATTATTGGCAGTTGTCCTCATACTTGAAGGTTTTTCTTTCTTCCAATGAGCAGGGAAAGCATGAAGCAAGGCAAGCACATGAGTATGGCAACATTGCCTTAGAACTGGGATTTCTTGAACATGGCATCCAGCTACTTGAAATGGCCAAAGAAATCAGTAAAACATCACATTACAGTCACAATTGTGAGCCATTACTGTTTCAATACATTTTACTAAGAGTTCATTTGTTACTCACACAAAGGGGGATTGCTTATATGCCCCCAATGAATGAAAGTCAAATCACAAGTGAAATAATGAACATAACAAATCCAGAACAAATCTGCGGTATTGATACCGATCACCATCTTTATACAACTTGGACTAAAGTTAGAAAGCTTGATGATTTCAAAGAAATTGTTAGTATCCTACTGAGGCAACATCTATATGAGGCAAAGATGGCCAAAATGTTTGTGAAGGCAGCAGAAGATATTCAGAAAGCACTG CtatcatttgaaatccacaatgTGATTAAAAATAAATGCCCGCACACAGAGACAAGCCATATATTACCATATGCACTAGATAAGCATGGGTATCTAGATTTGGCTTTACCTGCACTGCTCAATGCAACTGCAACTAGACTAAAAAGGCAAAATCATCAGCTACGTAAAGACTTATCAGAAGGTGTGATACAAAGAACACTTACAGAACTTACAAGCCCTGCATCAATGGTGGCCAAATATTTCCATAAGCAAGGTAACTTACCAATGAGCCTTAAATATCACAAAATCACTCTAAGGATATTAAAATTAGTATTGCAAGATGATGTGCAAATAAAGCTGTTCTGGCCTATTTTTGCGGAAACTTATCGGAAAATTGGTCTAATATACACAGAGCTGCAGCAATACAAAGATGCTGCCTTAGCGCTGAGTAAGGCCCTGGAGATTCTACTACAGCCAGACCACATATTGATGGCAGATAACAACCCACTGAACCCAGTGACTACACTGGTAGCATTTCATCTTGGGGTGGCCTATCAAGAGCTTGGCCAATATGATAAAAGTATAGAACCATTTCGCATAGCAAGTGACATCTCTGAACAAGAACAACAGCTAGAAATTCACTTTCATGTATCTGcattacttgctatatcatatAATTGGACAGAAAACTATGAAGTATGCTACCAAAAAATACTTCTGTGCCTCGACAGTACTGAAATAAACAATCATCCAATATATTATCAAGTACTGCAGCTTGGCTTAAAAACATCATATAAAATGGCCGATTATTCAACAGGTTTTTGGTGTTACAAGGAATTGGTCAAACAGCTACTTGGGAGTGGACTGGAAG GAGCTTCGCACCGGTTCACTTTAGCCTTGAGTAGTGGATACTACGATAAAATGTTGGACCTGCCTgccgtctatcacatggtagttGAGAGTAAAaacaacaaggcggttctcgaaccatga